One Kitasatospora sp. NBC_01266 genomic window carries:
- a CDS encoding dipeptidase codes for MTEPSPDLAAAVHALMPRAQRELAELVAFPSIADPQLGLERECQAAAHWVADALRAEGLTGVQLLDTPDGTQSVYGELTGVPGAPTVLLYSHYDVQPQLDEKAWASPPFQLTERDGRWYGRGAADCKGNILMHLTALRALRESGGPALPVNLKVIVEGSEEQGTGGMEQYAIAHPELLTADAIVIGDVGNFAAGLPTATASLRGITEVSVEVRTLAGNLHSGAFGGAAPDALAALLKLLASLYDEQGGTAIAGLPADQTWPGVSYPEDRFRADAKVLDGVRLIGTGDVADRLWARPAVTVVGIDVPAVIGSTSSVQAGAKAKVSLRVPPGMSIETAQDALVAHLEQAAPWGVQLTVTRLSGGHPFLAETSGPAYEALGEAMREAFGVDMVVAGEGGSIPLCNTLRTLYPKAEIVLIGVEEPSTQIHAVNESVDPEELERMALSEALFLRRYAQVWQG; via the coding sequence ATGACCGAACCCTCGCCCGATCTCGCCGCCGCCGTCCATGCGCTGATGCCCCGTGCCCAGCGCGAGCTCGCCGAGCTGGTGGCCTTCCCGTCGATCGCCGACCCGCAGCTCGGCCTGGAGCGGGAGTGCCAGGCCGCCGCGCACTGGGTGGCCGACGCGCTGCGCGCCGAGGGACTGACGGGCGTTCAGCTGCTCGACACGCCGGACGGCACCCAGTCCGTCTACGGCGAGCTGACCGGCGTGCCCGGCGCGCCGACCGTGCTGCTCTACTCGCACTACGACGTGCAGCCGCAGCTGGACGAGAAGGCCTGGGCCAGCCCGCCGTTCCAGCTCACCGAGCGCGACGGGCGCTGGTACGGGCGCGGTGCGGCGGACTGCAAGGGCAACATCCTGATGCACCTGACGGCCCTGCGGGCGCTGCGCGAGAGCGGCGGCCCGGCGCTGCCGGTCAACCTGAAGGTGATCGTCGAGGGCTCCGAGGAGCAGGGCACCGGTGGCATGGAGCAGTACGCCATCGCGCACCCCGAACTGCTCACCGCGGACGCGATCGTGATCGGCGACGTCGGCAACTTCGCGGCCGGCCTGCCGACCGCCACCGCCTCGCTGCGCGGCATCACCGAGGTGTCGGTCGAGGTGCGCACGCTGGCCGGCAACCTGCACTCGGGCGCGTTCGGCGGCGCCGCCCCCGACGCGCTGGCCGCGCTGCTGAAGCTGCTCGCCTCGCTCTACGACGAGCAGGGCGGCACCGCGATCGCGGGCCTGCCCGCCGACCAGACCTGGCCCGGCGTCAGCTACCCCGAGGACCGGTTCCGCGCCGACGCCAAGGTGCTGGACGGGGTGCGGCTGATCGGCACCGGCGACGTCGCCGACCGGCTCTGGGCACGTCCCGCGGTGACCGTGGTGGGCATCGACGTCCCCGCGGTGATCGGGTCCACCTCCTCGGTGCAGGCCGGCGCCAAGGCCAAGGTCAGCCTGCGGGTGCCGCCGGGCATGTCGATCGAGACGGCCCAGGACGCGCTGGTGGCCCACCTGGAGCAGGCGGCCCCCTGGGGCGTCCAGCTGACCGTCACCCGGCTCAGCGGCGGCCACCCGTTCCTCGCCGAGACCTCGGGCCCCGCCTACGAGGCGCTCGGCGAGGCGATGCGCGAGGCGTTCGGGGTGGACATGGTGGTGGCCGGCGAGGGCGGCTCGATCCCGCTCTGCAACACGCTGCGCACGCTCTACCCGAAGGCCGAGATCGTGCTGATCGGCGTCGAGGAGCCGAGCACCCAGATCCACGCGGTGAACGAGAGCGTGGACCCCGAGGAGCTGGAGCGGATGGCGCTCTCGGAGGCGCTGTTCCTGCGGCGGTACGCGCAGGTCTGGCAGGGCTGA
- a CDS encoding DUF4184 family protein, with the protein MPFTFSHPAAVLPLLRGLRGRGPLLASALVAGSMAPDLPFFAASWGPGLFRHGALTHRWWAVPTVDVALAGVLAAGWQGALRRPLLGLLPPCWAEPALLATERRPAPGGSGQRATAFALSAALGAAGHVGWDAFTHPGRLGGRLLPVLERRVAGVPLCTALQYGSSALGLAVLGGHLARELRIEPDGGAPQDPRTTRQRARRRALVGAGAAAGAAHRLSRVRRARGTGGRSDPISDFCFGAGAGATTAAAVLGVLDLLGPPRQVHRR; encoded by the coding sequence ATGCCGTTCACGTTCAGCCATCCCGCCGCCGTGCTGCCGCTGCTGCGCGGGCTGCGCGGCCGGGGACCGCTGCTGGCCTCCGCGCTGGTCGCCGGGTCGATGGCGCCTGACCTGCCGTTCTTCGCGGCCTCCTGGGGCCCGGGGCTGTTCCGGCACGGCGCGCTGACCCACCGGTGGTGGGCGGTCCCCACCGTGGACGTGGCGCTGGCGGGGGTGCTGGCGGCCGGTTGGCAGGGCGCGCTGCGGCGCCCGCTGCTCGGCCTGCTGCCGCCGTGCTGGGCCGAACCCGCCCTGCTGGCCACCGAGCGCCGCCCGGCGCCAGGCGGGTCCGGGCAGCGGGCCACCGCCTTCGCGCTCTCCGCCGCGCTCGGCGCGGCCGGCCACGTCGGCTGGGACGCGTTCACCCACCCGGGGCGGCTCGGCGGGCGACTGCTGCCGGTGCTCGAGCGCCGGGTGGCGGGTGTGCCGCTCTGCACGGCGCTGCAGTACGGCAGCTCGGCCCTCGGGCTGGCCGTGCTCGGCGGTCACCTGGCCCGCGAGCTGCGGATCGAGCCGGACGGCGGGGCGCCGCAGGACCCGCGGACGACCCGTCAGCGGGCCCGCCGGCGGGCGCTGGTCGGCGCCGGCGCGGCGGCCGGGGCCGCCCACCGGCTGAGCCGCGTCCGTCGGGCGCGCGGTACGGGCGGGCGGTCGGACCCGATCTCCGACTTCTGCTTCGGCGCCGGTGCGGGGGCCACGACGGCAGCGGCCGTGCTGGGCGTGCTGGACCTGCTGGGGCCGCCCCGGCAGGTCCACCGGCGGTAG
- a CDS encoding NUDIX hydrolase — protein sequence MIIWVNGTFGVGKSSACRELVELLPGSTLFDPEGIGDYLRGVLPRRRLAEVGDYQDLPAWRRLVPEAAATVLAEVPGTLVVPMTLLREAYRDEIFGALAARGLTVHHFVLHAEETILRERIGHDTRFPDDPAADAECRRWRLAHLPVYQQARTWLHRDARVLDTADLTPRQVAETLAALVAEGAARCPIVRATDSADDTVAAAVLLFDEDDRVLLVDPVYKPDWEFPGGVVERGEAPTLAAVREAAEELGLRLDPEALRLLAVDWEPRTGPRRGGMRLVYDGGRLTAAQRAELRLPPDELRDWRFVTLGESERLLSAGRYRRLASALEARGAGTSHYLEAGRPAATGAGSAG from the coding sequence GTGATCATCTGGGTCAACGGGACGTTCGGAGTGGGCAAGAGCAGCGCCTGCCGTGAGCTGGTGGAGCTGCTGCCCGGCAGCACCCTCTTCGATCCGGAGGGCATCGGCGACTACCTGCGCGGGGTGCTGCCGCGCCGCCGGCTGGCCGAGGTCGGCGACTACCAGGACCTGCCGGCCTGGCGGCGTCTGGTCCCCGAGGCGGCGGCCACGGTGCTGGCGGAGGTGCCGGGCACCCTGGTGGTCCCGATGACGCTGCTGCGCGAGGCCTACCGGGACGAGATCTTCGGCGCGCTGGCGGCCCGCGGCCTGACGGTGCACCACTTCGTGCTGCACGCTGAGGAAACGATCCTGCGCGAGCGGATCGGGCACGACACGCGGTTCCCGGACGATCCGGCGGCCGACGCCGAGTGCCGCCGCTGGCGCCTGGCCCACCTGCCCGTCTACCAGCAGGCCCGGACCTGGCTGCACCGCGACGCCCGGGTACTGGACACCGCCGACCTGACGCCCCGCCAGGTCGCCGAGACCCTCGCCGCCCTGGTCGCGGAAGGCGCCGCGCGCTGCCCGATCGTGCGCGCCACCGACTCGGCGGACGACACGGTGGCGGCCGCGGTGCTGCTCTTCGACGAGGACGACCGGGTGCTGCTGGTCGACCCCGTCTACAAGCCCGACTGGGAGTTCCCCGGCGGCGTGGTCGAGCGCGGTGAGGCGCCCACCCTGGCTGCCGTCCGGGAGGCCGCGGAGGAACTGGGCCTGCGGCTGGACCCGGAGGCGCTGCGGTTGCTGGCGGTCGACTGGGAGCCGCGCACCGGCCCGCGCCGGGGCGGCATGCGGCTGGTCTACGACGGCGGACGCCTGACCGCCGCTCAGCGGGCCGAGCTGCGGCTGCCGCCGGACGAGCTGCGGGACTGGCGCTTCGTCACCCTGGGTGAATCCGAGCGGCTGCTGTCGGCCGGCCGCTACCGGCGGCTGGCCAGCGCCCTGGAGGCCCGTGGCGCGGGCACCTCGCACTACCTGGAGGCGGGCCGCCCGGCGGCCACCGGCGCGGGCAGCGCCGGGTAG
- a CDS encoding ROK family protein, translated as MMTGQALVAAVDIGGTKIAGALVGAEDGELYHRVERPTRAQESGKVVRDALAEVVEALAATPQWAGVELVGVGSAGPVDTVRGTVSPVNIPGWRDFPVVREVRELAAGRPVVLTGDGVAMTAAEHWRGAARGFDNALCMVVSTGVGGGLVLGGALHPGPTGNAGHIGHISVDLDGEPCACGGRGCLEGLASGTAIARHALAAGWRPGGAASGQATGAASGAASGRVDAAAVAVAARAGDPVALAAFARAGQALAAGIAAAATLVELEVVVIGGGVAQAGELLFGPLRERLGDYAALSYVRGLRLRPAELATDAGLVGAAAAALRAVARA; from the coding sequence ATGATGACTGGTCAGGCGCTGGTCGCGGCGGTCGACATCGGTGGGACGAAGATCGCCGGAGCGCTCGTCGGGGCCGAGGACGGCGAGCTGTACCACCGGGTCGAGCGCCCCACCCGGGCCCAGGAGTCGGGCAAGGTGGTGCGCGACGCGCTGGCCGAGGTGGTCGAGGCACTCGCGGCCACGCCGCAGTGGGCCGGGGTCGAGCTGGTCGGGGTCGGCAGCGCGGGCCCGGTGGACACCGTGCGAGGGACCGTCAGCCCGGTCAACATCCCCGGCTGGCGCGACTTTCCGGTGGTCCGGGAGGTGCGTGAGCTGGCGGCCGGCCGCCCGGTGGTGCTGACCGGCGACGGGGTGGCGATGACCGCCGCCGAGCACTGGCGCGGCGCGGCCCGGGGCTTCGACAACGCGCTCTGCATGGTGGTCTCCACCGGGGTCGGCGGCGGCCTGGTGCTGGGCGGGGCGCTGCACCCCGGGCCGACCGGCAACGCGGGGCATATCGGCCACATCAGCGTGGACCTGGACGGTGAGCCCTGTGCCTGCGGTGGACGGGGGTGCCTCGAGGGTCTGGCCAGCGGGACCGCGATCGCCCGGCACGCGCTGGCGGCGGGCTGGCGGCCCGGCGGTGCGGCGAGCGGCCAGGCGACCGGTGCGGCGTCCGGCGCCGCGAGCGGCCGGGTGGACGCGGCCGCCGTGGCCGTGGCGGCGCGCGCCGGCGATCCGGTGGCGCTGGCCGCCTTCGCCCGCGCCGGGCAGGCGCTGGCCGCGGGCATCGCGGCGGCGGCGACGCTGGTGGAGCTGGAGGTGGTGGTGATCGGCGGCGGTGTCGCGCAGGCGGGCGAGCTGCTGTTCGGCCCGCTGCGCGAGCGGCTGGGCGACTACGCGGCACTCTCCTACGTGCGCGGGCTGCGCCTGCGGCCGGCGGAACTGGCCACCGACGCGGGCCTGGTGGGCGCTGCTGCGGCGGCGCTGCGGGCGGTGGCCCGGGCCTGA
- a CDS encoding DUF1707 and FHA domain-containing protein — protein sequence MTAPEPRTSVASVDLQARPSEADRERALEVLRDGAGDGRLSQDTFIRRMELVLTARSTAELAAALADLPADGPLARFALRAVGRLSAFTVRLRNAWRTERLPGLTLPQLGPAELRIGRAPGSDLRLTDVSVSRQHAELRRYGDGWVLYDLGSTNGTHVNGRRVTGGVPVGPGDQVEFGSQAFRLGAA from the coding sequence ATGACCGCTCCCGAGCCCCGCACCAGCGTGGCCTCCGTCGACCTCCAGGCCCGTCCCTCGGAGGCCGACCGCGAACGCGCCCTCGAGGTGCTGCGGGACGGCGCCGGGGACGGTCGGCTCTCGCAGGACACCTTCATCCGCCGGATGGAGCTGGTGCTCACCGCCCGCAGCACCGCCGAGTTGGCGGCGGCCCTCGCCGACCTGCCGGCCGACGGCCCGCTGGCCCGCTTCGCCCTGCGCGCGGTCGGGCGCCTGTCCGCCTTCACCGTCCGGCTGCGCAACGCCTGGCGGACCGAGCGCCTGCCCGGCCTGACACTGCCTCAGCTGGGCCCCGCCGAGCTGCGGATCGGCCGCGCCCCCGGTTCGGACCTGCGCCTCACCGATGTCTCCGTCTCCCGTCAGCACGCCGAACTGCGCCGCTACGGGGACGGCTGGGTGCTCTACGACCTGGGCTCGACCAACGGCACCCACGTGAACGGCCGCCGGGTCACCGGCGGCGTGCCGGTGGGGCCGGGCGACCAGGTCGAGTTCGGCAGCCAGGCGTTCCGGCTCGGCGCGGCCTGA
- a CDS encoding acyl-CoA synthetase, translating to MNLLTALQGGHGDAADALRIDGRTLSRERLLGAANTVAARVAGARALAVLARPSVETVTAVVGGLLAGVPVVPLPPDAGPVERSHILRDSGAELLAGEGPAVKEVAAEIIGAATVDALPVDLGETSAEQPPEPAAEQAAFVLYTSGTTGPPKGVILSRRAVAADLDALAEAWAWTAEDTLVHGLPLFHVHGLVLGVLGALRTGCRLVHTGRPTPAAYAEAAGTLYFGVPTVWSRIAADQPAAQALSGARLLVSGSAPLPVPVFEKLTTLTGHRPVERYGMTETLITVSTRAAGERRPGSVGLPLAGTETRLIAEDGRPVPADGESVGDLQVRGPSMFDGYLGNPLANAEAFTEDGWFRTGDVATIGPDGFHRIVGRGSVDVIKSGGFKIGAGEVEAALRDHPAVADAAVVGAPDADLGQAVVAFVIPDGPVTGDQLTDFVAQRLSVHKRPRKVVLVEELPRNAMGKVLKKRLLEE from the coding sequence GTGAACCTGTTGACAGCACTTCAGGGCGGGCACGGCGACGCGGCCGACGCGCTGCGGATCGACGGTCGGACCCTCTCCCGGGAGCGGCTGCTGGGCGCGGCCAACACGGTGGCGGCCCGGGTGGCCGGGGCCAGGGCGCTGGCCGTGCTGGCGCGGCCGAGTGTGGAGACCGTGACCGCGGTGGTCGGCGGGTTGCTGGCCGGGGTGCCGGTGGTGCCGCTGCCGCCGGACGCCGGGCCGGTGGAGCGTTCGCACATCCTGCGGGACAGCGGCGCCGAGCTGCTGGCCGGCGAGGGCCCGGCCGTCAAGGAGGTCGCGGCCGAGATCATCGGCGCTGCCACCGTCGACGCGCTGCCGGTCGACCTCGGCGAGACCAGTGCCGAGCAGCCCCCCGAGCCCGCCGCCGAGCAGGCCGCCTTCGTGCTCTACACCTCCGGCACCACCGGCCCGCCGAAGGGCGTGATCCTCTCCCGCCGCGCGGTGGCCGCCGACCTGGACGCGCTGGCCGAGGCCTGGGCCTGGACCGCCGAGGACACCCTGGTGCACGGCCTGCCGCTGTTCCACGTGCACGGCCTGGTGCTCGGCGTGCTCGGCGCGCTGCGCACCGGCTGCCGGCTGGTGCACACCGGCCGCCCGACCCCGGCGGCCTACGCCGAGGCGGCCGGCACCCTCTACTTCGGCGTGCCCACCGTCTGGTCCCGGATCGCCGCCGACCAGCCCGCGGCCCAGGCGCTGAGCGGCGCCCGGCTGCTGGTCTCCGGCAGCGCCCCGCTGCCCGTCCCGGTCTTCGAGAAGCTGACCACGCTCACCGGCCACCGCCCGGTCGAGCGGTACGGCATGACCGAGACCCTGATCACCGTGAGCACCCGGGCCGCCGGCGAGCGCCGCCCCGGCAGCGTCGGCCTGCCGCTGGCCGGCACCGAGACCCGGTTGATCGCCGAGGACGGGCGCCCGGTGCCCGCCGACGGGGAGAGCGTGGGCGACCTCCAGGTCCGCGGTCCCTCGATGTTCGACGGCTACCTGGGCAACCCGCTAGCCAACGCCGAGGCCTTCACCGAGGACGGCTGGTTCCGCACCGGGGACGTCGCGACCATCGGCCCCGACGGCTTCCACCGGATCGTCGGTCGCGGCTCGGTGGACGTGATCAAGAGCGGCGGCTTCAAGATCGGCGCCGGCGAGGTGGAGGCCGCGCTGCGCGACCACCCGGCGGTCGCGGACGCCGCCGTGGTCGGCGCCCCGGACGCGGACCTGGGGCAGGCGGTGGTCGCCTTCGTGATCCCCGACGGCCCGGTGACGGGTGACCAGCTCACCGACTTCGTGGCGCAGCGGCTCTCGGTGCACAAGCGCCCGCGCAAGGTGGTCCTGGTCGAGGAGTTGCCGCGCAACGCGATGGGCAAGGTGTTGAAGAAGCGGCTGCTGGAGGAGTAG
- a CDS encoding electron transfer flavoprotein subunit alpha/FixB family protein produces the protein MAEILVLVDHADGAVRKPALELLTLARRIGEPSAVVLGAGAAAADIAAKAAEFGAAKVYVADAAEFADYLVVPKVDALTQIAKASGAAAVLVTSSGEGKEVAARVALRLGSGIITDAVDLEAGADGPVATQSVFAASFQVKSKVSHGAPVITVKPNSAAPEAAPAAGTVENVTVEFTGNAAKVTSRTARVSTGRPELTEAAIVVSGGRGVGAAEGFGVVEQLADALGAAVGASRAAVDAGWYPHSNQVGQTGKQVSPQLYVAAGISGAIQHRAGMQTSKTIVAINKDAEAPIFELVDYGVVGDLFDVLPQLTGEVNARKG, from the coding sequence ATGGCTGAGATCCTGGTCCTGGTGGACCACGCCGACGGCGCCGTCCGCAAGCCCGCCCTGGAGCTGCTCACCCTGGCCCGCCGGATCGGCGAGCCGTCCGCGGTCGTCCTCGGCGCCGGCGCTGCCGCCGCCGACATCGCCGCCAAGGCCGCCGAGTTCGGCGCCGCCAAGGTCTACGTCGCCGACGCCGCCGAGTTCGCCGACTACCTGGTCGTCCCGAAGGTGGACGCGCTGACCCAGATCGCCAAGGCCTCCGGCGCCGCGGCCGTCCTGGTCACCTCCTCCGGCGAGGGCAAGGAGGTCGCGGCCCGCGTGGCGCTGCGCCTGGGCTCCGGCATCATCACCGACGCCGTCGACCTGGAGGCCGGCGCCGACGGCCCGGTCGCCACCCAGTCGGTCTTCGCGGCCTCGTTCCAGGTCAAGTCGAAGGTCTCGCACGGCGCTCCGGTCATCACCGTGAAGCCGAACTCCGCCGCGCCCGAGGCCGCCCCGGCCGCCGGCACGGTCGAGAACGTGACCGTCGAGTTCACCGGCAACGCCGCCAAGGTCACCTCGCGCACCGCGCGGGTCTCCACCGGCCGCCCCGAGCTGACCGAGGCCGCGATCGTGGTCTCCGGCGGCCGCGGTGTCGGTGCCGCCGAGGGCTTCGGCGTGGTCGAGCAGCTCGCGGACGCGCTCGGCGCGGCCGTCGGTGCCTCGCGCGCGGCCGTGGACGCCGGCTGGTACCCGCACAGCAACCAGGTCGGCCAGACCGGCAAGCAGGTCTCCCCGCAGCTCTACGTCGCGGCGGGCATCTCCGGCGCGATCCAGCACCGGGCCGGCATGCAGACCTCGAAGACCATCGTCGCGATCAACAAGGACGCCGAGGCGCCGATCTTCGAGCTGGTCGACTACGGCGTGGTCGGCGACCTGTTCGACGTGCTGCCGCAGCTGACCGGCGAGGTCAACGCCCGCAAGGGCTGA
- a CDS encoding electron transfer flavoprotein subunit beta/FixA family protein, with protein MKYVPDATGDRRFADDTTTDRDAVDGLLSELDEYGVEQALRIKEAAGDDAEVTVLTVGGDDARDALKKALSMGADKGVHVNDDDIHGSDVIATSAILAKALEKTGYDLVVCGMASTDGTMGVLPALLAERLGLPQVTLLSEVAVDGGVVKGRRDGDAATEQVEAALPAVVSVTDQSGEARYPSFKGIMAAKKKPVEELDLDDLGIDADEVGLAGAWTAIETITERPARTKGTIVKDEGEGGKQLASYLAEQKFI; from the coding sequence GTGAAGTACGTGCCCGATGCGACCGGTGACCGTCGCTTCGCGGACGACACCACCACCGACCGGGACGCCGTGGACGGGCTCCTGTCGGAGCTCGACGAGTACGGCGTCGAGCAGGCGCTGCGGATCAAGGAGGCGGCCGGTGACGACGCCGAGGTGACCGTGCTGACCGTCGGCGGCGACGACGCCCGGGACGCGCTGAAGAAGGCCCTCTCCATGGGTGCCGACAAGGGTGTCCACGTCAACGACGACGACATCCACGGCTCGGACGTGATCGCCACCTCCGCGATCCTCGCCAAGGCCCTCGAGAAGACCGGCTACGACCTGGTGGTCTGCGGCATGGCCTCCACCGACGGCACCATGGGCGTGCTGCCCGCGCTGCTCGCCGAGCGCCTGGGCCTGCCGCAGGTGACCCTGCTCTCCGAGGTCGCCGTCGACGGCGGCGTGGTGAAGGGCCGCCGTGACGGCGACGCCGCCACCGAGCAGGTCGAGGCCGCGCTGCCGGCCGTCGTCTCGGTCACCGACCAGTCGGGCGAGGCTCGCTACCCGTCCTTCAAGGGCATCATGGCCGCGAAGAAGAAGCCGGTCGAGGAGCTCGACCTGGACGACCTCGGCATCGACGCGGACGAGGTCGGCCTGGCCGGCGCGTGGACCGCGATCGAGACCATCACCGAGCGCCCGGCCCGCACCAAGGGAACGATCGTCAAGGACGAGGGCGAGGGCGGCAAGCAGCTCGCCAGCTACCTCGCCGAGCAGAAGTTCATCTGA
- a CDS encoding thioredoxin family protein, which translates to MTGLLVCVAVLALASAFGFSRARRDGKVRAVTARGRDETVQLSAADLGEQIELGERATLVQFSTAFCQPCRATRRVLAEVAGMVTGVAHVEIDAEQHLELVRRLEILRTPTVLVLDGTGRVVKRAVGQPRRADVIAALGEAC; encoded by the coding sequence ATGACCGGACTGCTGGTGTGCGTCGCGGTGCTCGCGCTGGCGAGTGCCTTCGGGTTCTCCCGGGCCCGGCGCGACGGAAAGGTGCGCGCCGTCACGGCGCGCGGGAGGGACGAGACCGTGCAACTGTCCGCCGCCGATCTCGGCGAGCAGATCGAACTGGGGGAGCGGGCCACCCTGGTGCAGTTCTCGACCGCCTTCTGCCAGCCGTGCCGGGCCACCCGCCGGGTGCTCGCGGAGGTCGCCGGGATGGTGACCGGCGTGGCGCACGTGGAGATCGACGCCGAGCAGCACCTGGAGCTGGTCCGCCGGCTGGAGATCCTGCGCACCCCGACCGTGCTGGTGCTGGACGGCACCGGGCGGGTGGTGAAGCGCGCGGTCGGCCAGCCGCGCCGCGCCGACGTGATAGCCGCGCTCGGCGAAGCCTGCTGA
- a CDS encoding DUF4395 domain-containing protein, translating to MQQRTVQRRPAQVDPRGPRFAAALTSLVLAAVLITGSGALLAGQALVFALGALAGLRYSPYGWLYRVLVQPRLGPPAEWEDARPPRFAQSVGLLFALLGTVGYLGGADWLGLAATGCALAAAFLNAAFDYCLGCEVYLWWRRALPGRA from the coding sequence GTGCAGCAGCGAACCGTCCAGCGCCGCCCCGCTCAAGTCGACCCGCGCGGGCCGCGCTTCGCCGCCGCCCTGACCAGCCTGGTACTGGCCGCCGTCCTGATCACCGGCAGCGGTGCGCTGCTGGCCGGCCAGGCGCTGGTCTTCGCACTCGGCGCGCTGGCCGGTCTGCGCTACTCGCCCTACGGCTGGCTCTACCGGGTACTGGTACAGCCCCGGCTGGGCCCGCCCGCCGAGTGGGAGGACGCCCGTCCGCCGCGCTTCGCCCAGAGCGTCGGGCTGCTCTTCGCCCTGCTGGGGACCGTCGGCTACCTCGGCGGCGCCGACTGGCTGGGCCTGGCCGCCACCGGCTGCGCGCTGGCCGCCGCCTTTCTCAATGCCGCGTTCGACTACTGCCTGGGCTGCGAGGTCTACCTGTGGTGGCGCCGCGCACTGCCCGGCCGCGCCTGA
- a CDS encoding lysophospholipid acyltransferase family protein — translation MAEFVYPPVIRAALTVFKALDCRITIVGAEHVPATGGAVLVSNHISYLDFLFAGLGAYRGGDRKTRFMAKDEVFRHKISGPLMRGMKHIPVDRTDGQPAYEAAVRALKAGEVVGVFPEATISRSFMLKKFKTGAARMAADAGAPLLPVILWGTQQLWTKGRPKTLTKRHVPVTIMIGEPILLEPTDKPVMVTRRLRAAMSEMLDRAQRDYPAKPTGPSDSWWLPAGLGGTAPTLEVAEAEDEQEAAAKAARRAGA, via the coding sequence GTGGCAGAGTTCGTGTACCCGCCGGTGATCCGTGCCGCGCTGACCGTCTTCAAAGCGCTCGACTGCCGGATCACCATCGTGGGTGCCGAACACGTGCCGGCCACCGGCGGCGCGGTGCTGGTGAGCAATCACATCAGCTACCTGGACTTCCTCTTCGCCGGCCTGGGTGCCTACCGGGGCGGTGACCGCAAGACCCGCTTCATGGCGAAGGACGAGGTCTTCCGGCACAAGATCTCCGGCCCGTTGATGCGCGGGATGAAGCACATCCCGGTCGACCGCACCGACGGCCAGCCCGCGTACGAGGCCGCGGTGCGCGCGCTGAAGGCGGGCGAGGTGGTCGGCGTCTTCCCCGAGGCCACCATCAGCCGCTCCTTCATGCTGAAGAAGTTCAAGACCGGCGCGGCCCGGATGGCCGCCGACGCCGGCGCCCCGCTGCTGCCGGTGATCCTCTGGGGCACCCAGCAGCTGTGGACCAAGGGCCGCCCGAAGACCCTGACCAAGCGGCACGTTCCGGTCACCATCATGATTGGCGAACCGATTCTCCTGGAGCCCACCGACAAGCCGGTGATGGTCACCCGGCGGCTGCGGGCGGCGATGAGCGAGATGCTCGACCGGGCCCAGCGCGACTACCCGGCCAAGCCGACCGGCCCCAGCGACTCCTGGTGGCTGCCCGCCGGCCTCGGCGGCACCGCGCCGACCCTGGAGGTCGCGGAGGCCGAGGACGAGCAGGAGGCAGCCGCCAAGGCAGCCCGGCGCGCCGGGGCCTGA
- a CDS encoding HIT family protein: MTDNERAADRERGVEPSPFVRSLPIGKPLELPAGGVVGWDAFPLEGELKVKALAEPVLPEPPRSGEDGPENCRACQREIDDPDVLWADDHWMVCRFAEPEGLPAAVMLFSRGHYDLADLPAERAAELGPVCQRVERAIKSLGGIARVHINRWGDGAAHLHLWFLARPEGMLQLRGTFLPLWAEFLPKVPEDVWARTNRQIAAALAADS, from the coding sequence ATGACTGACAATGAGCGTGCCGCCGACCGTGAACGCGGCGTGGAGCCGAGTCCGTTCGTCCGTAGTCTGCCGATCGGCAAGCCCCTCGAGCTGCCGGCCGGTGGAGTGGTGGGCTGGGATGCCTTCCCGCTCGAGGGGGAGCTGAAGGTCAAGGCACTGGCCGAGCCGGTGCTGCCGGAGCCGCCTCGCTCGGGTGAGGACGGGCCGGAGAACTGCCGTGCCTGCCAGCGGGAGATCGACGATCCCGATGTGCTCTGGGCCGACGATCACTGGATGGTCTGCCGGTTCGCCGAGCCCGAGGGTCTGCCGGCCGCGGTGATGCTCTTCTCGCGCGGGCATTACGACCTGGCGGATCTGCCGGCCGAGCGTGCGGCCGAGCTGGGGCCGGTCTGCCAGCGGGTGGAGCGCGCCATCAAGTCGCTGGGCGGTATCGCCCGGGTGCACATCAACCGGTGGGGCGACGGAGCCGCGCACCTGCACCTCTGGTTCCTCGCCCGGCCGGAGGGCATGCTGCAGCTGCGCGGGACCTTCCTGCCGCTCTGGGCCGAGTTCCTGCCCAAGGTGCCCGAGGACGTCTGGGCGCGGACCAACCGGCAGATCGCCGCCGCGCTCGCCGCCGACAGCTGA